The Endozoicomonas montiporae CL-33 genome contains a region encoding:
- a CDS encoding IS4 family transposase produces the protein MGDQRRTKRLVHTAAELSAHTGSSLAESCEGDLSLLVGGYRLIENEAVKPEAIAEAGFQATLHALQDSELILALEDSTTLGYKHSARSKLGDLGGPKDAITKGFWAHSVMLLDAETERTLGLIDQQRWIRDDDQRGQKHQRKQRPYEEKESFKWQQSSENIERRLGEAMAKTISVCDREADIFEYTLYKLKHDQRFIVRATQNRTLIDNDKLLFDAVAETPVLGSYTVIIPQRGGRKERKATLQIKSKSVTIQSLQRPGGRLQPIKVNVVTAQEIKNDAEDKLCWILLTTEPIATFEDCRKVLRFYELRWRIEEFHKAWKTGAGVERQRMQSADNLERMAVILMFVAVRLIQIREALMLPYVRTDDEVWHEETPANQVVSDDEWQVLWLKMESKKLPDKPPSLIWLFQTIAKPGGWCNSKRTGRPGWLAIWKGWAKLQIGVEVWRMARQFWGVEMC, from the coding sequence TTGGGTGATCAACGTCGTACAAAAAGGCTGGTGCACACAGCAGCGGAACTATCCGCTCATACGGGTTCGTCATTGGCTGAGTCTTGTGAAGGTGACCTGTCCTTATTGGTTGGCGGTTACCGCTTAATTGAAAATGAAGCTGTTAAGCCTGAAGCCATTGCCGAGGCTGGCTTTCAAGCAACTCTGCATGCTCTTCAGGACTCTGAACTTATTCTGGCTCTTGAGGATTCAACAACCCTTGGTTACAAACATTCCGCAAGGTCAAAGCTTGGTGATTTGGGTGGACCGAAAGACGCCATAACCAAGGGATTTTGGGCTCACTCTGTTATGTTGCTGGATGCCGAAACAGAACGGACTTTGGGGCTCATTGACCAGCAGCGCTGGATCAGAGATGACGATCAGCGTGGCCAAAAGCATCAACGCAAACAGCGACCTTACGAAGAGAAGGAGAGCTTTAAATGGCAGCAGTCTTCAGAAAATATTGAGCGCAGGTTGGGTGAGGCTATGGCTAAAACGATCAGCGTCTGTGACCGTGAAGCGGATATTTTCGAATATACCCTCTACAAGCTTAAACATGACCAGCGATTCATCGTCCGGGCAACACAGAACAGAACCCTGATTGATAACGACAAACTACTGTTTGATGCCGTTGCAGAAACGCCTGTACTGGGTAGCTATACCGTTATAATCCCGCAGCGTGGTGGCAGAAAAGAGCGAAAGGCCACCCTGCAAATAAAGAGTAAAAGCGTCACCATTCAATCACTACAAAGACCCGGAGGTCGGCTTCAACCAATCAAGGTTAATGTTGTTACAGCACAGGAAATCAAGAACGACGCTGAAGATAAGCTGTGCTGGATTCTTTTAACCACAGAGCCCATTGCGACATTTGAAGACTGTCGTAAGGTGCTACGGTTTTATGAACTCCGTTGGCGCATAGAAGAATTTCACAAAGCTTGGAAAACAGGTGCTGGTGTTGAGCGTCAGCGTATGCAAAGCGCAGATAACCTTGAACGCATGGCCGTGATACTGATGTTTGTGGCTGTTAGGCTGATACAAATACGCGAGGCGCTCATGCTGCCTTATGTGCGGACTGATGACGAAGTGTGGCATGAAGAAACACCAGCCAATCAGGTAGTCAGTGATGATGAGTGGCAGGTGCTTTGGTTAAAGATGGAAAGTAAAAAGTTACCAGACAAGCCGCCATCGTTGATTTGGTTGTTCCAAACCATTGCCAAACCAGGTGGCTGGTGCAACTCCAAACGCACAGGTCGCCCTGGTTGGCTGGCAATTTGGAAGGGCTGGGCAAAGCTACAGATTGGCGTCGAGGTCTGGCGCATGGCTCGCCAGTTCTGGGGTGTAGAGATGTGTTAA
- a CDS encoding ISKra4 family transposase — MPAQVISSENNETQILITIQHGDSMLDFETALQGSLNEAGVLGVEKQLEAMDTDGSPIKVGGITMSSKHKKEPKVYETSWGSVKLARYVYQSSQGGETFCPLDQNARIIVNSTPAFARLVSWKYAQMAAPQVEEDLLQNHGRKSSRSTLRDLADVVASIAQAKEEKWAYDIPDLPKAVKTIGIGLDGANLLYYEGYREAMCGTISLYDDEGERLHTIYCAEAPEYGKGTFKSRFSREINKVKARYPDAVYVGIADGAADNWTFLEPFTTVQVLDFYHVSEYVAGAAEALYPGKKASQERHAWLKQKLHDLKHEKGAAKRLQEELDSAKPGNNRTASLEKLISARTYFKNHWHQMIYPQAREQNLPIGSGVTEAGCKTLVKQRMCRSGMRWKEQGASMLLTLRALVCTSGSWNAFWSKMSRYGFPVTHNLPPVH, encoded by the coding sequence ATGCCCGCTCAAGTTATCTCTTCAGAAAACAACGAAACGCAGATCCTGATTACCATCCAGCATGGTGACTCAATGCTTGACTTTGAGACTGCTCTTCAGGGTAGCCTCAACGAAGCAGGCGTGCTTGGGGTAGAAAAACAGCTTGAAGCCATGGACACCGATGGTTCGCCTATAAAAGTAGGCGGGATTACCATGAGCAGCAAGCACAAAAAAGAACCCAAAGTGTATGAAACTTCATGGGGTTCCGTTAAGTTGGCACGCTATGTATATCAAAGCAGTCAGGGTGGTGAAACCTTTTGTCCCCTGGATCAGAATGCGCGAATCATTGTCAACTCGACTCCTGCTTTTGCCCGGCTCGTCAGTTGGAAATATGCACAAATGGCTGCTCCCCAGGTAGAAGAAGACTTACTACAAAACCATGGCCGCAAGAGTAGTCGTTCGACGCTTAGAGATCTGGCTGATGTCGTAGCAAGCATCGCTCAGGCAAAAGAAGAAAAATGGGCATACGACATACCCGATTTGCCTAAGGCAGTAAAAACAATAGGCATCGGCCTTGATGGAGCCAACCTTCTTTATTACGAAGGCTATCGTGAAGCCATGTGTGGCACGATAAGCCTTTATGATGACGAAGGGGAGCGGCTCCATACCATCTATTGTGCAGAGGCACCAGAATACGGCAAGGGAACCTTTAAAAGCAGATTTTCAAGAGAAATCAACAAGGTTAAAGCGCGATATCCTGATGCAGTTTATGTGGGAATTGCTGACGGAGCAGCGGATAACTGGACTTTTTTAGAGCCCTTTACAACCGTGCAGGTGCTGGACTTTTACCATGTCTCTGAATATGTTGCCGGGGCTGCTGAGGCTCTTTATCCCGGCAAAAAAGCATCACAGGAGAGGCATGCATGGTTGAAGCAGAAACTACACGACTTGAAACATGAAAAGGGTGCAGCCAAAAGACTTCAGGAAGAGCTTGATAGTGCAAAGCCAGGCAACAACCGTACTGCGTCTCTGGAAAAGTTAATCAGTGCCAGAACGTATTTCAAAAATCATTGGCATCAGATGATTTATCCGCAAGCGAGAGAGCAGAACTTGCCGATAGGTTCGGGAGTGACTGAAGCAGGCTGTAAAACATTGGTGAAACAGAGAATGTGCCGTTCAGGAATGCGCTGGAAGGAGCAGGGAGCATCGATGTTGCTGACGTTAAGGGCACTGGTTTGCACATCCGGATCCTGGAATGCATTTTGGTCAAAAATGAGCCGTTACGGATTCCCTGTCACACACAACCTTCCTCCAGTACATTAA
- a CDS encoding maltose acetyltransferase domain-containing protein, with amino-acid sequence MLFLPTLITAYTLISGMLYNPDAEGLPEDRLFAKKLCHQINTNFDNKEKNLLIQKLFSKADVTTQLNGNFCCDYGYNIEVGKNFYMNFNGVILDCSKVTIGDYVMIGPNVTICTAGHPIDANTRYTYYGGPHCQDSKPTNLS; translated from the coding sequence ATGTTGTTTCTTCCTACATTAATTACCGCTTACACCCTAATTAGTGGAATGCTGTATAATCCTGATGCAGAAGGACTGCCTGAAGATAGATTGTTTGCGAAGAAACTTTGCCATCAAATCAATACTAACTTTGACAATAAAGAGAAAAATCTTTTAATTCAGAAGCTTTTTTCAAAAGCGGATGTAACTACACAATTAAATGGTAATTTTTGTTGCGATTACGGATACAACATTGAAGTAGGTAAAAACTTTTACATGAACTTTAATGGAGTAATCCTAGATTGCAGCAAGGTTACTATTGGTGATTATGTGATGATAGGTCCCAATGTGACTATTTGTACAGCGGGTCATCCAATAGATGCTAACACTCGCTATACATATTATGGTGGACCCCACTGTCAAGACAGTAAACCAACAAATTTAAGTTAA
- a CDS encoding IS3 family transposase (programmed frameshift): MTAKRKRHKPEFKAQVALEAYKGEKTINQLASEHEVAAVQVSQWKRQLLQGVPEVFGRARPEVDPDALTAPLYQEIGRLKMELDWLKKKSLAMSIDDKRRCIDPDHSKISIQRQCELVGLSRSSWYYQASPALESPENLNLMRLIDEQYTRTPFYGSRKITAWLNEQGFPVNRKRIQRLMRLMGIQAVGPKPGTSLRNKEHKVYPYLLNGVDIVRPNQVWSTDITYCPMPQGFMYLVAIIDWYSRYVVSWELSNTLDADFCIHALGRALEQGEPDIFNTDQGCQFTSNDFLAPLQEREIRISMDGKGRALDNIFVERLWRSVKHEWLYTHEFQTVPELYTGLDEYFEFYNTERLHQSLSYKTPKAIHFA; this comes from the exons ATGACAGCAAAAAGAAAACGACATAAGCCCGAATTTAAGGCACAGGTAGCACTCGAAGCCTACAAGGGCGAAAAGACCATAAACCAGCTGGCAAGCGAACACGAAGTTGCAGCCGTTCAGGTTAGCCAGTGGAAGCGACAGCTACTCCAGGGGGTTCCAGAAGTCTTCGGCAGGGCACGGCCAGAGGTAGATCCAGATGCGCTCACTGCCCCCCTGTATCAGGAGATCGGACGGCTTAAAATGGAGCTGGACTGGTTGAAAAAAAAATC TCTGGCAATGTCCATTGATGACAAACGGAGATGCATAGACCCGGATCACTCGAAGATCAGCATTCAGCGCCAATGTGAACTGGTTGGGTTAAGCAGGTCAAGCTGGTATTACCAAGCTTCTCCAGCTTTGGAAAGCCCTGAGAATCTGAATCTGATGAGGCTCATTGATGAGCAGTATACACGTACACCGTTTTACGGCAGTCGTAAGATAACTGCATGGCTGAATGAGCAGGGCTTTCCGGTCAACAGGAAGCGTATACAGCGACTTATGAGGCTGATGGGCATACAGGCTGTCGGACCAAAACCGGGCACAAGCCTGAGAAACAAAGAGCATAAGGTTTACCCGTACTTGTTGAACGGCGTTGATATTGTGAGACCCAATCAGGTCTGGAGTACTGATATTACGTACTGCCCGATGCCTCAGGGGTTTATGTATCTGGTTGCCATTATTGACTGGTACAGCCGTTACGTGGTCAGCTGGGAGCTGTCGAACACACTGGATGCAGACTTCTGTATTCATGCGCTGGGTCGAGCTTTGGAACAAGGTGAACCTGATATATTCAACACTGACCAAGGGTGTCAGTTTACCAGTAATGATTTTCTGGCACCTCTTCAGGAACGGGAAATACGTATCAGCATGGACGGGAAAGGGCGAGCACTGGATAACATTTTTGTCGAGAGGCTGTGGCGCTCCGTCAAACATGAATGGCTGTACACGCATGAATTTCAGACTGTTCCAGAGCTTTATACTGGGCTGGATGAATACTTTGAGTTTTACAACACTGAACGATTACACCAGTCGTTGAGTTATAAAACGCCTAAGGCAATTCACTTTGCATGA
- a CDS encoding IS1 family transposase: MVKVNPNIQTIDLKSDAIIHLGLVCQEAELDEQWSYVHDKSNQRWLWYMMDPINWTGS, translated from the coding sequence CTGGTAAAGGTCAACCCAAATATTCAAACTATTGATCTCAAGTCAGATGCAATTATTCATTTAGGGCTTGTCTGCCAAGAGGCTGAGCTAGATGAGCAGTGGTCGTATGTTCATGATAAATCGAACCAACGCTGGCTTTGGTATATGATGGACCCCATAAACTGGACAGGTAGCTAA
- a CDS encoding IS1-like element transposase, whose product MLEYRYKACEPGVKEKIIDMAINGSGIRDTSKVLGISKTTVIKTLKKKKAVW is encoded by the coding sequence ATGCTTGAATATCGCTACAAGGCCTGTGAGCCTGGCGTTAAAGAAAAAATCATCGATATGGCAATAAATGGCAGCGGAATCAGGGATACAAGTAAAGTACTCGGAATAAGCAAGACAACAGTAATAAAGACTCTAAAAAAAAAGAAAGCGGTCTGGTAA
- a CDS encoding 4Fe-4S binding protein yields MNAHEELESPNRRALFRRLVKPKPVELPESIYPRPPWALDNPSFLALCNRCDQCIDACPQRVIRRSEEKHPVLENLPVLSLDYGSCTFCNLCVDQCPTGALDKENGRRIQAIARVSGHCQLALNQPCDFCIDACEEDAIEIQNNRIQIDEALCTGCGECSLDCYDKAITLHSR; encoded by the coding sequence ATGAATGCCCATGAAGAGCTTGAGTCCCCCAATCGCCGCGCACTGTTTCGGCGACTGGTAAAACCCAAACCGGTTGAATTGCCTGAATCGATCTACCCGCGCCCGCCCTGGGCGCTGGACAACCCAAGCTTTCTGGCGCTGTGTAACCGTTGTGATCAGTGTATCGATGCCTGCCCACAACGGGTGATTCGCCGTTCTGAAGAAAAACACCCGGTACTGGAAAACCTGCCGGTATTGTCACTGGATTATGGTAGCTGTACCTTCTGCAACCTGTGCGTTGATCAGTGCCCGACCGGTGCCCTGGACAAAGAAAACGGCCGTCGTATACAAGCCATCGCCAGGGTCAGTGGTCACTGTCAGCTCGCCCTGAACCAGCCCTGTGACTTCTGCATTGATGCTTGTGAAGAAGACGCCATTGAGATTCAAAACAACCGTATACAGATTGATGAAGCCCTGTGTACCGGCTGCGGTGAATGCTCGCTGGACTGTTACGACAAAGCCATCACATTGCATAGCCGTTAA
- a CDS encoding TorD/DmsD family molecular chaperone: MTNEARTILADFQFSCQLLYQCLHQSPDAGFLEQLKQLAEHGQDGVPENDIDKGLALIAQGLQSLNEATVKHIKADYAELFVGPAELKAAPWASVYLTEEQTLCGEPTLAVKQFYRECGVEIDTGTREPEDHLGLMFAFMAERLAKMVETETDSACLDTQRAVLKDFLSEHVLTWAPHFLDILYDNAQTDVYRGISLLAKGSLEQLATLTEAEFRIARLYR, translated from the coding sequence ATGACCAACGAAGCCCGAACGATTCTGGCGGATTTTCAATTTTCCTGTCAGCTGCTCTACCAGTGCCTGCATCAGTCACCTGACGCAGGGTTTCTGGAACAGCTGAAGCAACTGGCCGAGCATGGGCAGGACGGCGTACCAGAGAATGATATCGACAAAGGTCTGGCGCTGATTGCTCAAGGCTTACAGAGCCTGAATGAAGCCACGGTTAAACATATAAAAGCAGACTACGCCGAACTGTTCGTCGGCCCCGCAGAGCTGAAAGCAGCGCCCTGGGCTTCAGTGTATCTGACCGAAGAGCAGACACTGTGTGGAGAACCGACTCTGGCCGTCAAACAGTTTTATCGGGAATGCGGTGTTGAAATAGACACAGGCACACGGGAACCGGAAGACCACCTTGGACTGATGTTTGCGTTTATGGCCGAACGTTTAGCCAAAATGGTGGAAACAGAAACCGACAGCGCCTGTCTGGACACCCAGCGCGCGGTATTAAAAGATTTCCTCAGTGAACATGTGCTGACATGGGCTCCGCATTTTCTGGACATCCTGTACGACAATGCACAAACCGATGTATACCGTGGCATCAGCCTGCTGGCAAAAGGCAGTCTGGAGCAACTGGCGACACTGACGGAAGCCGAGTTCCGTATCGCCAGACTGTACCGCTGA
- the moaA gene encoding GTP 3',8-cyclase MoaA, which yields MLRLQDNQGRTFPYLRLSVTDLCNFRCNYCLPDGCEEHHHKESLTVDEIRRLVTAFARLGVEKVRITGGEPTLRHEFNSIVTTIKQIPGIQTVAMTTNGYKMDQRIESWLEAGVDAINVSVDSLDARGFETITGHNRLQETLSGIDKGFELGMTGFKVNAVLMRGHNADQLPDFLNWIKEQPITLRFIELMQTGDNQDFFNQHHLEGSTVRDQLLESGWVRVARHKSAGPAQEYFHPDYRGRIGLITPYSPDFCEDCNRLRVNSLGKLQLCLFGDQGYDLRHLLQNDEQQPELISRIQNFLQLKQDKHFLQNGYTGGTATLAQIGG from the coding sequence ATGCTACGTTTGCAAGACAATCAGGGGCGGACTTTCCCCTATCTAAGACTCTCTGTTACTGATCTGTGTAACTTCCGCTGTAACTACTGCTTACCGGACGGGTGTGAAGAGCACCATCACAAAGAATCCCTGACCGTGGATGAAATCCGCCGTCTGGTGACCGCCTTCGCCCGACTGGGTGTTGAAAAAGTGCGTATTACCGGCGGAGAGCCGACTCTGCGTCATGAATTTAACAGCATTGTCACCACGATCAAACAGATTCCCGGTATTCAGACCGTTGCCATGACCACCAATGGTTACAAGATGGATCAGCGGATTGAATCCTGGCTGGAAGCCGGGGTGGATGCCATCAATGTCAGCGTTGACAGCCTGGACGCCCGCGGCTTTGAAACCATTACCGGCCATAACCGTCTGCAGGAAACCCTCAGCGGCATCGACAAAGGGTTTGAACTGGGCATGACCGGTTTCAAGGTTAATGCCGTTTTGATGCGCGGTCACAACGCTGATCAACTGCCCGACTTCCTGAACTGGATTAAAGAGCAACCCATTACTCTGCGTTTCATCGAGCTGATGCAAACCGGTGACAATCAGGATTTCTTTAACCAGCATCATCTGGAAGGCAGTACTGTCCGTGATCAACTGCTTGAAAGCGGCTGGGTAAGAGTCGCCCGACACAAGTCTGCCGGTCCGGCGCAGGAGTACTTCCACCCGGACTATCGTGGTCGTATTGGCCTGATCACGCCTTATTCACCGGACTTCTGCGAAGACTGTAACCGCCTGCGGGTGAACAGTCTGGGCAAGTTGCAACTGTGCCTGTTTGGTGATCAGGGTTACGATCTCAGGCATCTGCTGCAGAACGATGAACAGCAGCCGGAACTGATCAGCCGTATTCAGAACTTCCTGCAACTGAAGCAGGATAAGCACTTTTTGCAGAACGGTTACACCGGAGGCACTGCCACTCTGGCGCAAATTGGTGGCTGA
- the mobB gene encoding molybdopterin-guanine dinucleotide biosynthesis protein B — MQAVECQIPLIGFAAFSGTGKTTLLEKLLPLLVKRNLRVGMVKASHHDIEPDKPGKDSYRLRHAGALQLVLSTPHRSICYTERNPEISRKLSDQLRLLDLERLDLVVVEGFRDEPFPKIELHRPVRNKPLLYPNDANVIAIARDDQGYQPERPMPVLDLNQPEQIADFIFTTILKETSHD; from the coding sequence ATGCAAGCTGTAGAGTGTCAAATACCCCTGATTGGTTTTGCGGCGTTCAGTGGAACCGGCAAAACCACTCTGTTGGAAAAGCTGTTGCCCCTGCTGGTCAAGCGAAATCTCAGAGTGGGAATGGTGAAAGCCTCACACCATGATATTGAGCCGGATAAACCGGGAAAAGACAGTTATCGTCTGCGTCATGCCGGAGCCCTGCAACTGGTGCTCAGTACGCCGCACCGGTCCATCTGTTATACCGAGCGAAATCCGGAGATATCACGAAAGTTATCAGACCAGCTCCGGTTGCTGGATCTTGAACGTCTGGATCTGGTGGTGGTTGAAGGCTTTCGGGACGAGCCTTTCCCGAAAATAGAACTGCATCGTCCGGTTCGAAATAAACCACTGCTGTATCCGAATGACGCCAACGTGATTGCGATTGCCAGAGACGATCAGGGCTATCAGCCGGAGCGTCCCATGCCTGTTCTGGACCTTAATCAGCCAGAACAGATTGCTGATTTTATTTTTACCACAATATTAAAGGAAACTTCCCATGACTGA
- the moeA gene encoding molybdopterin molybdotransferase MoeA has product MTDCCSAPGLMPLEQGLEKLCQEITTVTETEAVILDNALDRILAQSVISPVNVPSHNNSAMDGYALRLGDLANADTLPLAGQSLAGHPFQGEMPAGHCVRIMTGASVPDGADTVIMQEQVNVTDHGIQFLNKPNKTGSNIRLAGEDIPEGCEVFTAGHKVRAQDLGLLASLGVPEVNVYRRIKVALFSTGDELKLPGQSLGPGDIYDSNRFALKAMLKRLGADILDLGLIADDPDALRQAFSEADCQADVVITSGGVSVGDADFVKDILQEMGRMSFWKLAIKPGKPFAFGRLPNSWFIGLPGNPVSATVTFQQLATPALMHLMGARQAELQTIQAICKTPLKKGPGRREFQRGILSTGDNGQMEVVTTGSQGSGVMRSMGLANCYIVLPEEQGNVAEGEQVTVQLFNHLLMN; this is encoded by the coding sequence ATGACTGATTGCTGTTCAGCCCCGGGACTGATGCCTCTGGAACAGGGACTGGAAAAGCTCTGTCAGGAAATCACCACGGTGACAGAAACTGAAGCGGTGATTCTGGACAATGCGCTGGACAGAATTCTTGCGCAGAGTGTGATTTCACCGGTGAATGTACCGTCCCACAACAATTCAGCGATGGATGGTTATGCCCTTCGTCTGGGTGATCTGGCCAATGCGGATACGTTGCCGCTGGCCGGACAGTCGCTGGCGGGGCATCCGTTTCAGGGTGAAATGCCGGCAGGGCACTGTGTCCGGATTATGACCGGTGCCAGCGTACCGGATGGTGCGGATACAGTGATTATGCAGGAGCAGGTAAACGTCACCGATCATGGCATTCAGTTTTTGAATAAGCCCAACAAGACAGGCAGCAACATTCGTCTGGCGGGTGAAGATATCCCGGAAGGCTGTGAGGTGTTTACTGCGGGTCATAAAGTACGTGCGCAGGATCTGGGGCTTCTGGCTTCACTGGGTGTGCCAGAGGTAAACGTATATCGTCGTATTAAGGTGGCGCTTTTTTCTACAGGCGATGAGCTGAAGCTGCCCGGTCAGTCGTTGGGTCCGGGTGATATTTACGACAGTAATCGTTTTGCCCTGAAAGCCATGTTAAAGCGTCTGGGAGCTGACATTCTGGATCTCGGACTGATTGCCGATGACCCGGATGCTTTGCGACAAGCCTTTTCGGAAGCCGACTGTCAGGCAGATGTTGTCATTACGTCAGGCGGCGTGTCGGTGGGGGATGCTGATTTTGTGAAAGATATTCTGCAGGAAATGGGCAGGATGTCGTTCTGGAAGCTGGCGATCAAGCCGGGTAAGCCGTTTGCCTTTGGACGACTGCCAAACAGCTGGTTTATCGGACTGCCGGGTAATCCGGTGTCTGCAACCGTCACCTTTCAGCAGTTGGCGACACCGGCGTTGATGCATCTGATGGGTGCCAGACAGGCAGAGCTGCAAACCATTCAGGCCATCTGCAAAACGCCCCTGAAAAAAGGCCCCGGTCGTCGTGAGTTTCAGCGCGGTATTCTGTCAACGGGCGACAATGGTCAGATGGAAGTCGTTACCACGGGCAGTCAGGGTTCTGGTGTCATGCGCTCCATGGGGCTGGCGAACTGTTATATCGTTCTCCCTGAGGAGCAGGGTAATGTGGCAGAGGGTGAGCAGGTGACGGTTCAGCTGTTTAATCATCTGTTGATGAACTGA